A section of the Thermotoga caldifontis AZM44c09 genome encodes:
- a CDS encoding SLBB domain-containing protein, with protein MKREIFSLIVILITALSFAYSIRVGDVLAVEVLGYQELTRECSVDVEGCITFPLVGRVKVEGMTVDQLTERLTELLGKHIPEPEVYISLVKIAPRNVYVSGVVNTVVDLGMLDLTLSKLVALVGADLSMVDLSKVKLIRDGKIQQIDLSGLIFGEVPSQDVLLKENDQIVLPEKTYAEMVKIVGAVKDPGVYPFKKNMTLLDLVSAAGGITNEGSGRIVLISDRVEVFNEKDVFEKTILLKPGDTVHVEKYTERFAYVVGAVQTPGMYQFSREETLTLKNLLAKAGGLSLEKKFIEKVRIVRQGEIVGEYGADIVDQNVPIEVGDLVEIKAFEDTEVYVLGYVRNPGSYRISPAERMTLQKLISLAGGLRGNAEEVEKISIKRGEQRLNLGVDQLDFEVKPGDVVHVEEYVPRRAYVLGYVRNPGLYTFAKKETFSLRNLIAKAGGFVDENDVESIRIGDRSFAFDEVINQDVPLEDGAFVYVERFSGRFVYMAGDNASRNGRMAFERDEPFTLLTAVKKYGVEDLSSIKKLALLRDSKEILFEPSTLIQNDVTLEAGDTVIVRFVGSRRVYFTGDVYGYVEFSKEEQMDLERAMAKFGKVENRYIERLRVFSPNGPIELEAVKPLALNDGDVVEVKLRKSVRVYVDGFVNVPGRVVFEPDEKATVELAIVKAGSFVKSEVFEPKDVLLFRDGSQQEIGLNEWGTFALQDGDYVFVRRKEKVHVYVFGEGANNALVSFEKEQAPTLRNVLSRVGGLKPSASRRLVLISPEGTVREVEYEEVVKGTDLVLESGTVVLVPIETENFAYVVGEVARPGAYELIGDVDLVKLIAQAGGLSNWAMKTRIVLKRGNQEFTYDFTDLSIVQQVKVLPGDVVYVPSIETNVAYVLGNVRNPGVVRIDRFSTLFDAIMRAGGFTQSAAVNRVFLFKGGLEGEVQICDLSGIIMGKGSSVNPNVSPGDVIYVPSSPAAQLSDVLPIVRDVLSIIVTSKNLFGW; from the coding sequence ATGAAAAGAGAAATCTTTTCGCTGATTGTAATTTTGATCACGGCATTGTCTTTCGCTTACTCGATCCGCGTGGGTGATGTTCTTGCCGTCGAAGTGCTCGGCTATCAGGAGCTAACGAGAGAATGCTCCGTCGACGTGGAAGGTTGCATCACCTTCCCGCTCGTTGGCAGGGTCAAGGTCGAAGGCATGACGGTGGATCAGCTGACGGAACGTCTGACGGAACTGCTTGGAAAGCACATACCTGAACCAGAGGTTTACATAAGTTTGGTGAAGATTGCTCCGAGGAATGTCTACGTCAGTGGTGTTGTGAACACCGTTGTGGACCTCGGCATGCTGGATCTGACTCTCTCGAAGCTCGTGGCGCTCGTCGGGGCAGATCTTTCCATGGTCGATCTGAGCAAAGTGAAACTGATCCGGGATGGGAAGATTCAGCAGATAGATCTTTCCGGTCTTATCTTCGGAGAGGTGCCCAGCCAGGACGTGTTGTTGAAAGAGAACGATCAGATCGTTCTACCTGAAAAGACTTACGCGGAGATGGTGAAGATCGTTGGAGCTGTGAAAGACCCTGGTGTCTATCCTTTCAAAAAGAACATGACCCTGCTCGATCTGGTATCCGCTGCTGGCGGTATCACGAACGAGGGTTCCGGGAGGATCGTTCTGATCTCAGACAGAGTGGAGGTCTTCAATGAGAAGGACGTTTTCGAAAAGACGATTCTTTTGAAACCCGGCGATACGGTGCACGTTGAAAAGTACACCGAGAGGTTCGCCTACGTGGTCGGCGCTGTTCAAACGCCTGGAATGTACCAGTTTTCACGCGAAGAAACGCTCACACTGAAGAATCTGCTGGCGAAGGCCGGCGGACTTTCACTGGAAAAGAAATTCATCGAGAAAGTGCGGATAGTAAGGCAGGGCGAGATCGTGGGAGAGTACGGGGCGGACATCGTCGATCAGAACGTGCCGATCGAGGTTGGCGATCTGGTTGAGATAAAAGCCTTCGAAGATACAGAAGTTTACGTGCTGGGGTATGTGAGAAATCCGGGTTCTTACAGGATCTCACCGGCCGAGCGCATGACGCTGCAGAAACTCATCTCGCTGGCTGGAGGTCTGAGAGGCAATGCCGAAGAAGTTGAGAAGATCTCGATAAAGCGCGGTGAACAGCGACTCAACCTGGGTGTGGACCAGCTCGATTTCGAGGTCAAACCCGGCGACGTGGTCCACGTGGAAGAGTACGTGCCCAGGAGGGCGTACGTGCTGGGATACGTGAGGAACCCGGGACTGTACACGTTTGCCAAGAAGGAAACGTTCAGTCTGCGCAACTTGATAGCCAAAGCCGGAGGATTCGTTGACGAAAACGATGTGGAATCCATCAGAATAGGCGATCGTTCATTCGCATTCGATGAGGTAATCAACCAGGACGTTCCGCTCGAAGATGGGGCGTTCGTTTACGTCGAAAGGTTCTCGGGAAGGTTCGTCTACATGGCCGGGGACAACGCGAGCAGAAACGGTCGCATGGCGTTCGAACGCGACGAACCTTTCACGCTGCTCACCGCGGTGAAGAAGTACGGTGTGGAAGATCTTTCTTCGATAAAGAAACTCGCACTGTTGAGGGACAGTAAGGAGATTCTGTTCGAACCTTCGACGCTGATCCAGAACGATGTAACTCTTGAAGCCGGCGACACGGTGATAGTCCGCTTCGTGGGATCGAGAAGGGTCTACTTCACAGGTGACGTGTACGGCTACGTCGAGTTCTCGAAGGAGGAGCAGATGGATCTGGAACGGGCGATGGCGAAGTTCGGCAAGGTAGAAAACAGATACATCGAACGGCTCAGGGTGTTCTCCCCGAACGGCCCGATCGAACTCGAGGCGGTCAAACCGCTGGCACTGAACGATGGTGACGTAGTGGAAGTGAAGCTCAGAAAATCCGTGCGCGTTTATGTGGACGGATTCGTCAACGTTCCAGGGAGGGTTGTGTTCGAACCGGACGAGAAGGCAACGGTGGAACTGGCGATCGTCAAAGCGGGAAGTTTCGTAAAAAGTGAGGTTTTCGAACCGAAGGATGTCCTGCTGTTCAGAGACGGCTCACAACAAGAGATCGGGCTGAACGAGTGGGGAACGTTCGCGCTGCAGGACGGAGATTACGTGTTTGTGCGCCGGAAAGAGAAGGTGCACGTGTACGTCTTTGGAGAAGGTGCGAACAACGCACTGGTCAGCTTCGAAAAAGAGCAAGCGCCTACGCTCAGGAACGTGCTCAGCAGAGTGGGAGGTCTGAAGCCTTCCGCGTCGAGGAGGCTGGTCCTGATCTCTCCGGAAGGCACGGTTAGAGAGGTCGAGTATGAAGAAGTGGTGAAAGGCACTGACCTGGTTCTCGAAAGTGGGACGGTCGTGCTGGTTCCCATCGAGACGGAGAACTTCGCGTACGTGGTTGGGGAAGTCGCGAGGCCCGGCGCGTACGAGCTGATCGGGGACGTGGATCTGGTCAAGCTGATCGCGCAGGCCGGTGGACTGAGCAACTGGGCGATGAAAACGAGGATCGTCCTGAAGCGCGGAAATCAGGAATTCACATACGATTTCACTGACCTGTCCATCGTGCAGCAGGTGAAGGTGCTGCCGGGAGACGTCGTGTACGTGCCATCGATTGAAACGAATGTGGCCTACGTTCTTGGAAACGTGAGGAACCCCGGGGTGGTCAGGATCGACAGGTTCAGCACGCTGTTCGATGCAATCATGAGGGCCGGCGGGTTCACGCAGTCTGCTGCGGTGAACAGGGTCTTTCTCTTCAAAGGAGGACTCGAAGGAGAGGTACAGATCTGCGATCTCTCCGGAATAATCATGGGCAAGGGTTCGAGCGTGAACCCGAACGTTTCGCCAGGCGATGTGATCTATGTGCCGAGCAGTCCAGCGGCACAGCTGAGCGACGTGCTCCCGATCGTGAGAGATGTTCTGAGCATAATCGTAACATCGAAGAATCTGTTTGGATGGTGA
- a CDS encoding GumC family protein produces the protein MEERTLTLSDLLLMFKRRQQIFWLVLVVTLLVTGIYLLVAKPQYEAVAKVRIQSATGVSASGSSAIGLLLGTGTSGSVQEEIEVMLSKTNLLPVIEKLDLVNRMMKKEDIEKALKKGLTIDQLKLSLYSYLVGKNLISINPVKNTNILEVKFSWTDPKLAADVVNALIDHYAEVREQVIKDQTAVKRAYIEEQIPRLEKELQEAQMRLRAFKEQNKIYQLSAQSEVMVQRFFELAKRIEEERIALEELSSQLSFLSKQLEQYDAEIQRIGESVTFDPVVTQLKSKLVSLQIEMAGVSEKYPAGSAELRQRKAELEEVKKQLEQEIKNLLNSRLRKSLSPVYQQVISSYVQTQADLLVHQVQYEAYRKLYEQAQAELSKLPALEQELINLERDYRVKETIYTTLLQGKYQNLITEVSMAGTFSVVDRAVVPLSPSKPNKKLTLAIGGVLGLFLGVLFVFLLEALDKTVKLESEAEYLLGADRIIARVPISRDRRAVEKSLAIAAVRAGKTILVTSLEAGAGKSFVSQRLASLLAQKGRTLLFTDEEHSGSTYDVRKLLELMSNPALLTDLKDHYQHIVIDGPTVETPHIAELMDLSDTVYMVVRLEHTPREKLKLIPNLEKVHGFLLNGLTSKNSASVA, from the coding sequence GTGGAAGAAAGGACACTGACTCTGAGCGATCTGCTTTTGATGTTCAAACGAAGGCAGCAGATTTTCTGGCTCGTCCTCGTTGTAACGTTGCTCGTCACCGGGATTTATCTGCTCGTCGCGAAACCACAGTACGAAGCGGTCGCGAAGGTGAGGATTCAATCTGCCACGGGTGTGAGCGCCTCCGGTTCCTCCGCTATAGGTCTCTTACTCGGCACCGGCACTTCGGGTAGCGTTCAGGAAGAGATCGAGGTCATGCTGTCGAAGACCAACCTCCTGCCCGTCATAGAAAAGCTCGACCTGGTGAACAGAATGATGAAAAAGGAAGACATAGAAAAGGCGTTGAAGAAGGGCCTTACTATCGATCAGTTGAAGCTCTCACTGTACAGCTATCTGGTCGGCAAGAATCTCATCTCCATCAATCCGGTCAAGAACACGAACATACTGGAAGTGAAGTTCAGCTGGACGGATCCGAAGCTCGCAGCGGACGTCGTGAACGCGCTCATCGATCACTACGCAGAAGTGAGGGAGCAGGTCATCAAGGATCAAACCGCCGTCAAACGGGCGTACATAGAGGAACAGATTCCAAGGCTCGAGAAAGAGCTTCAGGAAGCCCAGATGAGGCTCAGAGCTTTCAAGGAGCAGAACAAGATTTACCAGCTGAGTGCCCAGAGCGAAGTAATGGTTCAAAGATTTTTTGAGCTGGCGAAGCGCATCGAAGAAGAAAGAATAGCACTGGAAGAACTCTCGTCACAGCTTTCTTTTCTTTCAAAGCAACTCGAGCAGTACGATGCAGAGATTCAGCGCATCGGCGAGAGCGTGACTTTCGATCCTGTAGTTACTCAGCTGAAAAGCAAGCTCGTTTCACTCCAGATAGAGATGGCGGGAGTTTCAGAGAAGTACCCTGCCGGGAGCGCCGAGCTCAGGCAGAGGAAGGCGGAACTGGAAGAAGTCAAAAAACAGCTGGAGCAGGAGATCAAAAATCTTTTGAACTCCCGCCTCAGAAAGTCGCTGAGCCCGGTGTATCAGCAGGTGATTTCCAGTTACGTTCAAACTCAGGCCGATCTGCTGGTCCATCAGGTTCAGTACGAGGCGTACAGGAAGCTATACGAACAAGCGCAGGCTGAGCTTTCGAAACTGCCCGCCCTCGAACAGGAGCTCATCAACCTTGAAAGAGACTACAGAGTGAAAGAGACCATATACACGACTCTCCTGCAGGGAAAATATCAGAACCTGATCACCGAAGTTTCTATGGCTGGCACGTTCAGCGTTGTGGACCGCGCCGTTGTTCCTCTTTCACCTTCGAAACCGAACAAGAAGCTCACGCTCGCGATCGGGGGAGTGCTTGGACTGTTTCTGGGAGTTCTGTTCGTCTTCCTGCTGGAAGCCCTCGATAAAACTGTGAAGCTCGAGAGCGAAGCCGAATACTTGCTGGGTGCAGACAGAATCATCGCAAGAGTTCCCATATCCAGAGATCGACGCGCCGTGGAGAAATCTTTAGCTATCGCGGCAGTCAGAGCGGGGAAGACCATCCTCGTGACGAGCCTCGAGGCTGGGGCAGGTAAATCTTTCGTTTCTCAGCGACTGGCCTCGTTGCTCGCGCAGAAGGGTAGAACACTCCTGTTCACAGACGAGGAGCACAGCGGCTCGACGTACGATGTCAGAAAGTTGCTGGAACTCATGTCTAACCCGGCGCTCCTCACCGACCTTAAAGACCACTACCAGCACATCGTCATTGACGGTCCGACGGTGGAAACACCGCACATTGCCGAACTGATGGATCTATCTGACACAGTCTACATGGTCGTGCGACTCGAGCACACACCGCGCGAAAAACTCAAACTTATTCCCAACCTGGAAAAGGTCCACGGCTTCTTGCTCAACGGTCTGACATCGAAAAATTCCGCTTCGGTCGCATAA
- a CDS encoding acetamidase/formamidase family protein encodes MKIVPKSEVIYAFSPHMKPALSVQAGETVQFQTLDALGGQIRNEEDVMNLDFSKVNPATGPVFVQGAEVGKTLVVEIIDIEISSDRGVIVVEEGFGVLRDVVKGFRAKILPIRGGNVLFNDLSIPIRPMIGVIGVAPQGQEFPTGTAHRHGGNMDTKQITAGSKVYLPIFQEGALLALGDVHAVMGDGEVCVSACEVPATVTVRVDVLDRTIEWPMVETDQDLYVLVSLPSLEEACEEATRVAVKMLSEAKKLSFEDAYMLASLIVDVGISQLVDPNLTAKARIPKSFLL; translated from the coding sequence ATGAAGATCGTGCCGAAGAGTGAAGTGATCTACGCCTTCAGCCCGCACATGAAACCAGCCCTGAGCGTTCAGGCCGGTGAAACTGTTCAGTTCCAAACGCTCGACGCGCTCGGTGGTCAGATTCGCAACGAAGAAGACGTGATGAATCTGGATTTTTCCAAGGTCAACCCTGCCACGGGTCCCGTCTTCGTTCAAGGTGCAGAGGTTGGAAAGACGCTCGTTGTGGAGATCATCGATATAGAGATCTCTTCGGACCGTGGGGTGATCGTCGTCGAAGAGGGCTTCGGAGTGCTCAGGGACGTCGTGAAAGGCTTCAGGGCGAAGATTCTCCCGATTCGGGGTGGAAACGTTCTTTTCAACGATCTCTCGATCCCGATCAGGCCCATGATCGGTGTGATCGGTGTCGCACCTCAGGGGCAGGAGTTTCCCACCGGCACCGCACACAGACACGGCGGCAACATGGACACAAAGCAGATCACTGCTGGAAGCAAGGTCTATCTTCCGATCTTTCAGGAAGGCGCCCTGCTCGCGCTCGGGGATGTGCACGCCGTCATGGGTGATGGTGAGGTGTGCGTGTCCGCGTGCGAAGTTCCAGCGACCGTAACGGTGAGAGTTGACGTTCTGGATAGAACCATCGAATGGCCCATGGTGGAGACAGACCAAGATCTCTACGTGCTCGTTTCTCTACCGAGTCTGGAAGAAGCGTGCGAGGAAGCCACGCGTGTGGCGGTGAAGATGCTCAGCGAGGCGAAGAAACTTTCCTTCGAAGATGCTTACATGCTCGCGAGCCTGATCGTCGATGTGGGCATCAGCCAGCTCGTCGATCCGAACCTGACAGCGAAGGCGAGGATTCCGAAGAGTTTTCTGTTGTAG
- a CDS encoding replication-associated recombination protein A, with the protein MIPTQRAKPLAERMRPTDLDELVGQDHVLGRNGVLRRALESGSIFSCILYGPPGCGKSSIAELIRKYVDAEFHSLSGSLHGAAEIKQVLSRAQELKKYGRRTVLFIDEIHRLNRAQQDILLSRVEDGTIVLVGATTENPSFEIIAPLLSRCRVIQLKPLAPEDLLKIMKRAIEKDSLFTENNVEIEEDVLVHIAKEANGDARYALNTLETLVESALSKGVRKIRLEDLTMLSPKSLAYTEESHYDLASAFIKSLRGSDPDAALYYMVRMLESGEDPMFIARRMIILASEDVGLADPFALVMAVSAAQAVEYVGMPECALNLAEAAIYLATAPKSNSAYEALSRAKELVEKTKDVQVPLFLRNPVTRLMKDMGYGKGYVYPHDVGGFVRRSYMPEGLEHVKLYVPKDVGRESLIKKKLEQLWGNRGEDQNEDRAEE; encoded by the coding sequence GTGATCCCCACGCAGAGAGCGAAACCCCTCGCGGAGAGAATGAGACCTACAGATCTGGACGAACTCGTGGGTCAGGACCACGTCCTCGGTCGAAACGGTGTTCTCCGGCGCGCCCTCGAGTCCGGTTCCATCTTCTCGTGCATCCTCTACGGTCCTCCCGGATGCGGTAAGAGCTCCATCGCCGAGCTGATCAGAAAGTACGTCGATGCGGAGTTCCATTCCCTGAGCGGCTCACTGCACGGTGCGGCCGAGATAAAACAGGTCCTGAGCAGGGCCCAGGAACTGAAGAAATACGGCAGACGAACGGTCCTGTTCATAGACGAGATCCACAGGCTCAACAGGGCGCAGCAGGACATCCTCCTTTCACGTGTGGAGGATGGGACCATCGTGCTCGTCGGTGCCACCACCGAAAATCCCTCCTTCGAGATCATCGCACCGTTGCTTTCAAGGTGCAGGGTGATACAGCTCAAACCCCTCGCGCCGGAGGACCTTTTGAAGATCATGAAGCGCGCGATCGAGAAGGACAGTCTGTTCACGGAGAACAACGTCGAGATCGAGGAGGACGTGCTCGTTCACATCGCCAAGGAGGCGAACGGCGATGCGAGGTACGCGCTGAACACGCTCGAAACGCTCGTAGAATCAGCCCTGTCCAAGGGTGTGAGGAAGATACGTCTGGAAGATCTGACGATGCTTTCGCCGAAAAGTCTCGCCTACACCGAAGAGAGTCACTACGATCTGGCGTCCGCCTTCATCAAGAGCCTGAGGGGAAGCGACCCGGACGCCGCGCTCTACTACATGGTCAGGATGCTCGAATCGGGAGAAGATCCCATGTTCATCGCGAGGAGGATGATCATCCTCGCGAGCGAAGATGTGGGTTTGGCAGATCCGTTCGCGCTCGTGATGGCGGTCAGCGCCGCGCAGGCGGTGGAGTACGTCGGTATGCCGGAGTGCGCCTTGAACCTCGCCGAGGCGGCGATCTACCTCGCCACAGCGCCGAAGAGCAACTCCGCATACGAAGCTCTCAGCAGAGCGAAAGAGCTGGTGGAGAAGACGAAAGACGTTCAGGTGCCACTCTTTTTGAGAAACCCCGTGACCAGGTTGATGAAAGACATGGGTTACGGGAAGGGTTACGTGTATCCGCACGATGTCGGAGGCTTCGTGCGAAGAAGCTACATGCCCGAAGGCCTCGAGCACGTGAAGCTGTACGTACCGAAGGACGTCGGCAGAGAGTCTCTGATAAAGAAGAAACTGGAACAGCTCTGGGGAAACAGGGGGGAAGATCAGAATGAAGATCGTGCCGAAGAGTGA
- a CDS encoding SDR family oxidoreductase: protein MANVLVTGGAGFIGSHLVDALLRAGHRVVVVDNLSSGKIDNLNRQALFYQQSVEDEEMMERVFMLHRFDYVFHLAAQASVSVSVKDPVRDARSNIMGSLVLLEKSVKYNVKKFIFSSTGGAIYGDDVPTPTSEDVFPRPISPYGIAKRSVEMYLEFYKKEKGLDYVALRYGNVYGPRQDPNGEAGVVAIFTSRMLKGEDVYIFGDGEHVRDYVYVGDVVEANLLCLKPDVSGVFNIATGVGTTVNQLFRMLAELTNYPKQPVYTEPRKGDLRKSVLDCSKAEKILGWKPKIDLRTGLALTVEFFKSGG from the coding sequence GTGGCGAACGTCCTTGTAACTGGAGGAGCCGGATTCATAGGTTCGCACCTCGTCGACGCGTTGTTGCGTGCCGGTCACAGGGTGGTTGTCGTCGACAATCTCAGCAGTGGAAAGATAGACAACCTGAACAGGCAGGCACTCTTCTACCAGCAGAGTGTAGAGGACGAAGAGATGATGGAACGCGTTTTCATGCTCCATCGTTTCGATTACGTCTTCCACCTCGCCGCGCAGGCGAGCGTGAGCGTGTCGGTGAAAGACCCCGTCAGGGATGCCAGGAGCAACATCATGGGCAGTCTGGTGTTGCTCGAAAAGAGCGTCAAGTACAACGTCAAGAAGTTCATCTTCTCCTCCACGGGCGGCGCGATCTACGGGGACGATGTGCCCACTCCAACGAGCGAAGACGTCTTCCCGAGGCCCATCTCTCCTTACGGAATCGCGAAGAGGAGCGTGGAGATGTACCTGGAGTTCTACAAGAAGGAAAAGGGTTTAGATTACGTGGCCCTGCGCTACGGCAACGTGTACGGTCCGAGGCAGGATCCCAACGGTGAGGCCGGCGTGGTTGCCATATTCACCTCGAGGATGCTGAAGGGCGAAGACGTCTACATCTTCGGTGACGGTGAACACGTGCGGGATTACGTGTACGTCGGTGACGTGGTGGAAGCGAACCTTCTGTGCTTGAAACCTGATGTGAGCGGAGTGTTCAACATCGCCACGGGCGTCGGCACAACGGTGAACCAGCTTTTCAGGATGCTCGCCGAGCTTACGAATTATCCAAAACAGCCCGTGTACACCGAGCCGAGGAAAGGGGATCTGAGAAAGAGCGTCCTCGATTGTTCGAAGGCTGAAAAGATACTCGGCTGGAAACCGAAGATCGATCTCAGAACCGGCCTGGCCCTCACGGTGGAGTTCTTCAAATCCGGAGGGTGA
- a CDS encoding metal-dependent transcriptional regulator, with protein sequence MPRGRKKILTPALEDYLTVIYEIQQKQPAARISTIARKVGVSLPSVTNAVRRLADLGYVEYEKYGLIVLTPRGKRKAQSLFTMQKRIKNFFHYVLGISVDISEKLARHLSHYLTARTRERIKEFYKLVIDFKEDQAKELRKFIEESRKLVNVAELPEDVLEDLKALEREPEEEEEGD encoded by the coding sequence ATGCCCAGGGGTAGGAAGAAGATTTTGACACCCGCTCTCGAGGATTACTTGACCGTGATCTACGAAATCCAGCAGAAGCAACCGGCGGCGAGGATCAGCACGATCGCCAGAAAGGTTGGTGTGAGTCTTCCGAGCGTCACGAACGCTGTCAGACGTTTGGCTGATCTCGGCTACGTGGAGTACGAAAAGTACGGTTTGATCGTGTTGACTCCACGCGGTAAGAGAAAAGCCCAGAGCCTCTTCACGATGCAGAAACGCATCAAGAACTTCTTTCATTACGTGCTCGGCATCTCTGTGGACATATCCGAGAAACTCGCGAGGCATTTGTCTCACTACCTCACAGCGAGAACTCGCGAAAGGATAAAAGAGTTCTACAAGCTCGTCATCGATTTCAAAGAGGACCAGGCGAAGGAGCTGAGGAAATTCATCGAGGAGAGCCGCAAACTCGTCAACGTCGCCGAGCTGCCGGAGGACGTGCTCGAAGACCTCAAGGCACTTGAGAGGGAACCCGAGGAAGAAGAAGAGGGTGACTGA
- a CDS encoding uracil-DNA glycosylase, giving the protein MTREELIQILTERVQKCTACQLAQGRTNVVVGEGSLYAPIMFVGEGPGEEEDKTGRPFVGKAGQLLTKILESVQLSREDVYICNVVKCRPPNNRVPTAQEQKACGHFLYAQIMIVDPAIIVPLGSTALSFFLNQNVSITDYRGKEIEWKGGKKLFPMFHPSYLLRNPSKEKGSPKDLTWQDIKKVRKFYDELKGRYRDAQG; this is encoded by the coding sequence TTGACGAGAGAAGAACTCATTCAGATTTTGACAGAGCGTGTACAAAAATGTACGGCGTGCCAGCTGGCTCAGGGCAGGACCAACGTGGTCGTCGGTGAGGGCAGTCTCTACGCGCCGATCATGTTCGTGGGTGAAGGACCGGGCGAAGAAGAGGACAAAACGGGTCGCCCCTTCGTCGGCAAGGCCGGGCAGCTGCTCACGAAGATTCTCGAATCGGTTCAGCTGAGCCGCGAAGATGTCTACATATGCAACGTCGTCAAGTGCAGACCTCCCAACAACAGGGTCCCCACGGCCCAGGAGCAGAAGGCGTGTGGACATTTTCTGTACGCGCAGATCATGATCGTCGATCCAGCGATCATCGTTCCACTCGGAAGCACGGCACTCTCGTTCTTTTTGAACCAGAACGTTTCGATCACGGACTATCGAGGCAAGGAGATCGAGTGGAAAGGCGGAAAGAAACTCTTCCCGATGTTCCATCCGAGTTACCTTCTGAGGAACCCATCGAAGGAGAAAGGTTCGCCGAAGGATCTGACGTGGCAGGACATCAAGAAGGTACGCAAATTCTATGACGAACTGAAAGGGAGGTATCGCGATGCCCAGGGGTAG